The Clostridium beijerinckii genomic sequence CAAACTCCGAACAGGCTAAAAAGCAAATAAGCGATATTGATAACTGCATCAAAAAAATACACGAATTAGAGACAACCCGCCAGATTTATATTACTGCTGATCATGGAATGAATAAGAAAACTACTCTTGTAAATTTTCAAAATTTATCTGAACAAGCAGGTTTTAATGTTGTATGCGTACCTCCAATGAAAGATAGATATATTGAAAATCATGCATATCAAGAAGGTGGAACACTTTATGTGTATATGCAAAATGCAGATGAAATGGAAAAGTATCTTCAATTTGTGTCCGCTCAAATATCAGTTGACAAAATTTTGAACAAAAAAGAAGCTTCTGAACTTTATCATTTGCCAATAAATAGTATAGGAGACTACGTCATTTTTGCCTCTGAAGATTATGCATTTGCCGAAATTGAAGGTATTTATTTAAATACTAAAGACGTACGAACTCACGGCTCCCTTTATGAAAGGGAAATACCTTTAGCAACAATTAATCCTGCTGCATCACAAGAAAAGTATCAATTCAGCAAAGATATAACTTCAAATATTTTGCAATTGTTATCTAGATAGCAGTGCAGTGAGAATAGCAATATTCATAGAATATTAATACTAAATAGATCTTAACTTACTTTGACAATAAGAAGGACTATGTATATTATAATAACGAACAAAATATGAAAAATTCTGAGATTTCGCTCGCAGTATATGATATAGAAGATGCCTGGCTTGTAATTGCTAACATCAAACGGATTTTCTTCGAAATGATATAGGGCATGAAAGGTGGTTTAAAAATGAAAATTCTTATAGTCGGATATTTTACTGAGACCTCAAAATCAAATATTATAAGGCATTTTCCAGAAGACTGGCACATTGTAATTGTCCAGCCCGGAAAAGAAATGTTGCATCATATTGAAGATTGTCAGGTACTCATACCTGAACATATTAAAGTAGATTGCAGTCTGCTTTCTATAGCAAAAAAATTAAAGTTAGTACAGACGGGTGCAGGATTTGACAATGTAGATATAGATGCCTGCACGTAGTACAGCATTTGGGCTGCCAATGCTGCAGGAGTGAATGCCCAGGCAGTTGCCGAGCACGTAATGGCGCTGATATTGTCTTATTATAAAAACATACCGTTTCTTGATTCTTTCATGAAGAATAAGATAGATGAAAATGAATTGCAGTATACAGGAAGTGAATTAAAAGGCAAAACCATCGGGATTATAGGCTTTGGCTCCGTCGGTAAAAAAGTAGCTGAGTTTTGCAGGGTCTTTGATATGAATGTTCTTGTTTATGCTAGAAATCCCGTTGTACAGTCTGACGATTTTGTGAAAATGACGGATTTCGATACTCTTGTAGGCTCATCAGACATAGTAAGTGTTCATGTATCCTTAAATCAGCAAACCAAACAGCTAATCAACAAAGATGTATTCAAAAAAATGAAGAATACTGCACTTTTTGTCAATACAGCCCGCGGCGGAATTGTCAATGAAAGAGACTTGATAGATGCATTAAAAAACAAGGACATTTCAGGAGCATGCCTTGATGTGTTTGAATCTGAACCTCTTCCAATTGAAAGTGAACTCCGAAATCTAAGAAATGTTATACTTACTCCTCATACAGCAGGCTTGCCTGATGGTCTCAAATTCCATAAAAAAAGATATGATTTTTTCGTGAATAATATAAAGCGTGTAGAGAATGGTGAAGAGCCTGAAAGCAAGCTCAATCAGTTATAGTTTGGGCACAATAAAAATAGGAGCTCTTTATTCTACTTTGTATATAAATGTTATATACAAAGTAGATAACACCTTTTTATCATATAAATTATTTCCTATATATCAAAACCTATTTGAACTTCATTATTCTCCTCTTCAAATGCTTTCATATAATTAAAAACTTCTTTCACTCCAAAAATAATATTATTCTGCTGACAGGTGTCTTTAATAATTTTCATTAATTTTTCATGATTCTTACTTAACACCTCATAACTATTCCCATATTCTCTTATATATTTTCCTTTTAAACCTTTAAAATGATTATCTAAATTCTTATA encodes the following:
- a CDS encoding alkaline phosphatase family protein, translating into MQKILIVVIDGCSPEYFTLENAPNIYGLCEQKGFIKNIYGAVPTVTNVNHASILSGLWPNETQMVGNFFYNHITGKSGFIQEKGFMKATTILQHIKSIGGKTALLTVKGKILEVYGEDVDLGISAEKPDLNLLEQLGISMPPKIQSVESSKWILDSAYTCIQKESPEIVYCTTNDYIMHHYGPNSEQAKKQISDIDNCIKKIHELETTRQIYITADHGMNKKTTLVNFQNLSEQAGFNVVCVPPMKDRYIENHAYQEGGTLYVYMQNADEMEKYLQFVSAQISVDKILNKKEASELYHLPINSIGDYVIFASEDYAFAEIEGIYLNTKDVRTHGSLYEREIPLATINPAASQEKYQFSKDITSNILQLLSR
- a CDS encoding NAD(P)-dependent oxidoreductase: MNAQAVAEHVMALILSYYKNIPFLDSFMKNKIDENELQYTGSELKGKTIGIIGFGSVGKKVAEFCRVFDMNVLVYARNPVVQSDDFVKMTDFDTLVGSSDIVSVHVSLNQQTKQLINKDVFKKMKNTALFVNTARGGIVNERDLIDALKNKDISGACLDVFESEPLPIESELRNLRNVILTPHTAGLPDGLKFHKKRYDFFVNNIKRVENGEEPESKLNQL